AAGAAACAGTATCTATTAGTAATAACACAATAATTTATGACTTAATGGAAACTATATCTATTGGCAATCCGAATAATTTAAGATGGGTATTGGAAGGATGGGACAACTACAATGAGTTTTCTGCAGAAACTTGTAGCATTAGGTCGAACAAAAACCGGCAAATAGAACGTCGCTCGGCACTTATCAATCGAATGAGAACAGAACTTTCGGCGGAGTAAGCAACGAGTTTCGGTGGCAAAACATATTTACATCAATCTCGAATTGGTATAAAACGATAAAACGTAGGGGCGACCGCCCTCGGTCGCTCGCAACAAACGCCGATTATCTGGAATTTAACCAATAACAACGGACGTTTCGTCGCCAACGGCGCGTATTTAATTATTGTCGAGGCAACAGGTATCAGCGGAAAGACGTATCAATATTCGACAAGAATTGGCGTAAACAGATAACATCAACCAATAAGGGCGTATTGCAATACGCCCTTATTTCCGAAAGATTTCTTTCTTTTTGCACGGGATATCGGTTGATAAAAACAAAAAACCTGCAACATTTATTCTTTTTCTCGGTTGGCATAATGTATATTGTCATACGGGAAACCTCTTTTGTTTTACTTGAGAAGATTTTTGATTGACTAAGGAGTTGTTTTATGGTTGAGGGCAAAAAAGAATTCACTATTCTTATAGTGGACGACGAAAAAATGAACGTGGATGTGCTGGGCGGTATTTTGTCGCCTATGTATAATCTTTTGATTTCAAAGAACGGGGCAAGGGCTTTGGAATTGGCGCAGGAGCGCGTTCCCGACCTCATACTGCTCGACGTTCTTATGCCTGATATGTCGGGATTTGAGGTCATTGCAAAGTTGAAAGAATCCGAAATCACACATAAAATTCCGGTTATTTTTATTACGGGACTAACAGGAAGCGAAGACGAAGAAAAAGGGTTTTTCTTGGGGGCGGTCGATTATATTGCAAAACCCTTTGTTAAATCCATTGTTAAGGCGAGAGTTAATACGCATATAAAAATTATAGACCAAATGCGCACCATTGAACGTATCGGGCTTTTAGACCCTCTGACAAAAATTCCCAATAGGCGCGGGTTTGAAGAACGGCTTAACGCGGAATGGGGAAGGGCTATGCGCGAGGGCGCGTACATCAGTTTTTTGTTGATGGATATAGATAAATTTAAAACCTACAACGATACTCACGGACACCAGCAGGGAGACGTTGCGCTGAAAACATTTGCCGAAGTGTCTTCCAAGTCGCTTTTGCGCTCGATTGATTACGAAGCGCGTTGGGGCGGCGAAGAATTTGTCGTGCTTTTGCCGGGGTTAAACGCCGAAGGAGCAATTGCGGTCGCCGAAAGAATACGCAAAAATGTGGAGGAAGCGATTGTTCCTACCGAAGACGGCGGCGAAACAAAAATAACGGTAAGTATCGGAATAAATTCTATGGTTCCCACTGCGGATATATCGGCAAAAGAGTTCATTGAAAGAGCGGACAGAGCGCTCTACAAAGCAAAAGAGGCGGGCAGAAACAGGTTTGTCTTAAGCGAGGAATAAGCGAGAAACAGCGAAGAATAAAAGTGTAAAAAAGATTTGGGGAAAACGACTAAGGGGAGGTAATTGTGGCTATATTAAAGCGAATGGGCTTTTTTATTGTTGTCGTAATTGTGGCGGCGACGGTTTTTACGGCTTGCTCACAGTGTTCGGTTAACGGCAGAAACAACAATAACGGCGTGGTGGTGCTTACCTCGTTTAGAGACATTCCCGGGATTACAAACGAAGACATCGAAGCGATTGAGGCGTTGCAAAGAAGCAGAACGTCGTTTGTTTACGGCGCAAATTACAGCACGGAAGCGTTTAGCGGAGAAGACGGCGTGGTAAGAGGATTTACCGCTCT
The Chitinivibrionia bacterium DNA segment above includes these coding regions:
- a CDS encoding diguanylate cyclase, which gives rise to MVEGKKEFTILIVDDEKMNVDVLGGILSPMYNLLISKNGARALELAQERVPDLILLDVLMPDMSGFEVIAKLKESEITHKIPVIFITGLTGSEDEEKGFFLGAVDYIAKPFVKSIVKARVNTHIKIIDQMRTIERIGLLDPLTKIPNRRGFEERLNAEWGRAMREGAYISFLLMDIDKFKTYNDTHGHQQGDVALKTFAEVSSKSLLRSIDYEARWGGEEFVVLLPGLNAEGAIAVAERIRKNVEEAIVPTEDGGETKITVSIGINSMVPTADISAKEFIERADRALYKAKEAGRNRFVLSEE